The following proteins are encoded in a genomic region of Neurospora crassa OR74A linkage group VI, whole genome shotgun sequence:
- a CDS encoding RanGTP-binding protein → MDALLAKLGSHAVNYAIRSGIAITSTYAVNQCSRLLKTVDDKGVYTELKKLQKLLDSKIKIVSPAIDLIEFKSGRGNVFLEAAVPLAKSLHRDIISLGKRLNDAATAEESSRSDGKKARMSEAHHIELLTIIKEMKELLARIDREIPLIQLAITASGERMNTTVNAGISPSRLMQASAFLSFGDSHFVNNPNRAVPIGPSFTLSLYMLFRGHSRLKSASSVPATPSTGGKTWTREPSYGVGEGERKPIWQEVVHKARVRLVRTPLGWKFDKTRGYCPGESSDGPVNAYSAAVDSALSMLGRPDEYAYHLEIIEDLDDGRVHDDDAAGEPFDGIDMAGIRDSIPIHQVSKIFYTDTGRLLNIGNAEEGDNNPVLLLKRDLHAPNPVQLKRQWYADPEQAEASEGETAYDTAAEDDDEQADIDAQLLAETKSTELATAAEEGRLRKALGLPSHLDPEWLALEVFVESDDESDDDDDGDDKSSIQSCKSATPRDKVVDSKLIDQIRNVSLQPYPNTPPNQRKYVPSPLSSTSSLPTGGANGKQLFQTPAQVQGAQKEPNSMDSFVARSPFGAITSSLSLMEMLIRLCSLQEFQQTSHLSIPDHILTFFLEETSTTGLRGEEKWDIRNEAKRRMGFDPYTDTPTKST, encoded by the exons ATGGACGCACTGTTGGCCAAGCTCGGGTCTCATGCGGTCAACTACGCCATCAGATCAGGCATCGCAATCACTTCCACCTACGCCGTCAACCAGTGCTCGAGGCTGCTCAAGACGGTCGACGACAAAGGAGTGTACAccgagctcaagaagctgcAGAAGCTTCTGGATAGTAAGATCAAG ATTGTTTCACCAGCTATCGACCTGATCGAGTTCAA ATCTGGCCGTGGCAATGTCTTCCTCGAGGCTGCTGTGCCTCTTGCCAAGTCTCTCCATCGAGACATCATTTCTCTCGGGAAGCGCCTAAACGATGCTGCTACTGCCGAAGAGAGCTCCCGCTCCGATGGCAAGAAAGCCCGCATGTCGGAAGCTCATCATATTGAGCTGCTAACCATTAtcaaggagatgaaggaaCTACTGGCCCGCATAGACAGAGAGATCCCTCTGATCCAACTCGCCATCACGGCCTCGGGAGAGAGGATGAACACGACAGTGAACGCTGGCATCTCTCCGTCGAGACTGATGCAGGCGAGTGCCTTCTTGTCATTCGGGGACTCACACTTTGTGAACAACCCTAACCGAGCAGTCCCCATCGGGCCTTCTTTCACACTATCTCTTTACATGCTCTTCCGCGGCCATTCCAGGCTGAAAAGTGCCAGTTCCGTTCCTGCCACTCCTAGCACTGGAGGCAAGACATGGACCAGGGAGCCATCATATGGTGTTGGCGAAGGTGAACGGAAACCCATCTGGCAAGAGGTGGTGCACAAGGCTCGTGTACGGCTGGTTCGCACACCGCTAGGCTGGAAGTTTGACAAGACTCGCGGATACTGCCCCGGTGAGTCTTCTGATGGACCCGTAAACGCGTACTCTGCTGCCGTTGATTCGGCCCTTTCGATGCTTGGCCGCCCAGACGAGTATGCCTATCACTTGGAGATCATTGAAGATCTCGACGACGGACGTGTacacgatgatgatgccgcAGGTGAGCCATTCGACGGCATCGATATGGCTGGAATCCGAGACTCCATTCCCATACATCAAGTTTCCAAGATTTTCTACACCGACACAGGGCGACTCCTGAACATCGGTAATGCTGAGGAGGGCGACAACAACCCGGTGTTATTACTGAAGAGAGACCTCCATGCCCCTAATCCGGTCCAGCTCAAACGCCAATGGTACGCCGATCCGGAGCAAGCAGAGGCATCAGAAGGAGAAACAGCATATGACACGGCcgccgaagacgacgacgaacaAGCCGATATTGATGCGCAACTGCTGGCAGAGACCAAGTCTACTGAACTTGCGACGGCGGCAGAAGAAGGTCGATTAAGGAAAGCGTTAGGGCTGCCATCGCATCTGGACCCTGAATGGCTCGCCCTGGAGGTCTTTGTCGAGAGCGATGACGAGtctgacgacgatgatgatggtgatgataaGTCCAGCATCCAGTCTTGCAAGTCAGCTACACCACGCGACAAGGTAGTCGACTCGAAACTCATTGATCAAATTCGCAACGTCTCCCTCCAGCCCTACCCAAACACGCCTCCGAACCAACGGAAATACGTCCCATCGCCTctgtcatcaacatcatctttACCAACAGGAGGAGCCAATGGCAAGCAGCTGTTCCAGACACCAGCACAAGTGCAAGGGGCTCAAAAGGAACCCAACAGCATGGACTCGTTCGTGGCCAGGTCACCATTCGGTGCCATCACTTCGTCACTCTCGCTCATGGAAATGTTGATACGACTATGCAGCCTGCAGGAGTTCCAGCAGACGTCACACCTGTCGATTCCAGATCACATTcttaccttcttcttggaggaGACGTCGACGACCGGGCTACGGGGCGAGGAAAAGTGGGATATACGGAACGAGGCGAAGAGGCGTATGGGCTTTGATCCGTATACTGACACGCCTACCAAGTCGACTTAA
- a CDS encoding eukaryotic peptide chain release factor GTP-binding subunit, variant, whose amino-acid sequence MSGNVQNNWEEAADQDERLARQTQQQMNINAGTFRPGAAAFTPGAPSFTPGQFAAPGFTPQYQQQYYGGAQQGYGGGYPQYGQQGYGQYNNQQQQGYGAVYGQQGYNQGYGQQQQQQQQQQYGGYQQNQGYQQRQQQNRDAPKPAPQIVKRPEQPAAQAQPKADAPKTAAAPVKVLSVGGDAPAKVLSIGGDAPKPAAKVLSISGTAPAKEEPKKEAAKKEGTAEAAAKVTATKAVQKTESAAASGRTSPAPSSGRASPSAAKSGNKVSRDVDAVEKDIQSADVDEDTLKEIYGKEHMNIIFIGHVDAGKSTLGGAILYVTGMVDQRTLDKYKREAKDMGRETWYLSWALDLTNEERAKGKTVEVGRGFFETDKRKYSILDAPGHKTYVPNMIGGASQADVGILVISARKGEYETGFEKGGQTREHAMLAKTQGVNKLVVVINKMDDPTVNWSEERYKECTTKLAQFLKGTGYNLKTDVFFMPVAAQQTMGIKDRVPKDLCPWYDGPSLLEYLDNMSSLERKVNAPFMMAVSGKYRDMGTMIEGKIEAGVIKKGMSLIMMPNKQSIEISAVYGETEDEVPVAQCGEQVRLRLRGIEEEEIMPGFVLCSPKRLVHNVTAFEAQIRILDLKSILTAGFNCVLHVHAAIEEVTFAALLHKLQKGTNRKSKLPPSHAKKGDSIIARLEVTGGAGSVCVERFEDYPQMGRFTLRDQGQTIAIGKITKLITDTSA is encoded by the exons ATGTCCGGAAACGTTCAGAACAACTGGGAGGAGGCTGCCGACCAGGATGAGCGCCTGGCGCGCCAGACCCAGCAACAGATGAACATCAACGCTGGTACCTTCCGCCCCGGTGCCGCTGCCTTCACCCCCGGCGCCCCCTCCTTCACCCCCGGCCAGTTCGCCGCTCCCGGCTTCACTCCCCAGTACCAGCAGCAATATTACGGCGGCGCCCAGCAGGGCTACGGCGGTGGCTACCCCCAGTACGGCCAGCAGGGCTACGGACAGTACAacaaccagcagcagcagggctATGGCGCTGTTTACGGCCAGCAGGGATATAACCAGGGCTACG gccaacaacaacaacaacaacaacaacaacaatacgGTGGTTACCAGCAGAACCAGGGCTACCAGCAGAGGCAACAGCAGAACCGCGATGCGCCCAAGCCTGCCCCTCAGATCGTCAAGAGGCCAGAGCAGCCCGCTGCCCAGGCGCAACCAAAGGCCGACGCCCCCAAGACCGCTGCCGCTCCCGTCAAGGTTCTCAGCGTTGGAGGCGATGCTCCTGCCAAGGTTTTGAGCATCGGGGGTGATGCGCCCAAGCCCGCGGCCAAGGTTCTCTCCATCTCCGGCACTGCTCCCGCCAAGGAGGAgcccaagaaggaggctgccaagaaggagggtaCCGCTGAGGCCGCCGCCAAGGTTACTGCTACCAAGGCTGTGCAAAAGACCgagtctgctgctgctagcGGCAGGACTTCGCCCGCTCCCTCTTCGGGCCGTGCCAGCCCGTCGGCCGCCAAGTCCGGCAACAAGGTTTCGCGCGACGTCGATGCTGTTGAGAAGGATATTCAGTCCGCCGATGTTGACGAGGATACCCTCAAGGAAATCTACGGCAAGGAGCACATgaacatcatcttcatcggtCACGTCGATGCCGGCAAGTCTACCCTCGGTGGTGCCATTCTCTACGTCACCGGCATGGTCGACCAGCGTACACTTGACAAGTACAAGAGGGAGGCTAAGGATATGGGTCGTGAGACTTGGTACCTCTCGTGGGCTCTTGACTTGACCAACGAGGAGCGTGCCAAGGGCAAGACCGTCGAGGTTGGTCGTGGTTTCTTCGAGACCGACAAGCGCAAGTACTCCATTCTCGATGCCCCCGGCCACAAGACCTATGTCCCCAACATGATTGGTGGTGCTTCCCAGGCCGATGTCGGtatcctcgtcatctccgCCCGTAAGGGTGAGTACGAGACCGGTTTCGAGAAGGGCGGTCAGACCCGTGAGCACGCCATGTTGGCCAAGACCCAGGGTGTCAACAAGCTCGTCGTTGTCATCAACAAGATGGACGACCCTACCGTCAACTGGTCCGAGGAGCGCTACAAGGAGTGCACCACCAAGCTTGCCCAGTTCTTGAAGGGTACTGGTTACAACCTGAAGACGGATGTCTTCTTCATGCCCGTCGCTGCCCAGCAGACCATGGGTATCAAGGACCGCGTGCCCAAGGATCTTTGCCCCTGGTATGATGGCCCCTCGCTGCTTGAGTACCTCGACAACATGAGCTCTCTCGAGCGCAAGGTCAACGCCCCCTTTATGATGGCTGTTTCTGGCAAGTACCGTGATATGGGTACCATGATCGAGGGTAAGATCGAGGCCGGTGTGATCAAGAAGGGTATGAGCTTGATCATGATGCCTAACAAGCAGTCGATTGAAATCTCGGCCGTCTACGGCGAGACGGAAGATGAGGTTCCCGTTGCCCAGTGCGGTGAGCAAgtccgtctccgtctccgtggcatcgaagaagaagaaatcaTGCCCGGTTTCGTCCTTTGCTCGCCCAAGCGTCTTGTCCACAACGTCACCGCTTTCGAGGCTCAGATCCGTATTCTTGACCTCAAGAGCATTCTGACTGCCGGTTTCAACTGCGTGCTTCATGTTCACGCCGCCATCGAGGAGGTTACTTTCGCCGCTCTCCTCCACAAGCTTCAGAAGGGCACCAACAGGAAGTCCAAGCTTCCTCCTTCGCACGCCAAGAAGGGCGACAGCATCATTGCTCGTCTCGAGGTTACCGGTGGTGCCGGCTCCGTCTGCGTTGAACGGTTCGAGGACTACCCCCAGATGGGTCGTTTCACCCTCCGTGACCAG GGTCAAACCATCGCTATTGGCAAGATCACCAAGCTCATTACCGATACCTCTGCTTAA
- a CDS encoding cytosolic Fe-S cluster assembling factor NBP35: MRPTISRLLQATRPLQHENPLGLPKTGTIPRFQRGLPQKRKIKNVDKVIAVSSAKGGVGKSTIAANLALSLSRLGYTTGILDTDLFGPSIPTLFNLSSPSLSPSLNPHNQLLPLTSYGVKTMSIGYLLGSEDSALVWRGPMLLKAIQQLLHEVDWSHPSLDVLVLDLPPGTGDTQLSIAQQVVVDGAVIVTTPHTLAIKDAVKGVNMFRKVDIPILGVVQNMSVFCCPGCGKETHVFGGTEGVTKVCEEMDMEFLGDVPLHPSIGEDGGRGKPTVVSEPGGKEAEVFMGLGRRVAELVGLGKMPFAGRE; this comes from the exons ATGAGACCAACAATAAGCCGGCTGTTACAAGCCACAAGACCTCTCCAGCATGAGAATCCactg GGCCTCCCCAAAACTGGTACCATTCCACGTTTCCAACGAGGTCTTCCTCAGAAgcgtaaaattaaaaatgtAGACAAGGTCATTGCCGTCTCTTCAGCCAAAGGTGGGGTCGGAAAAAGCACAATAGCTG CAAACctcgccctctccctctcccgccTCGGCTACACAACCGGCATCCTCGACACCGACCTCTTCGGCCCCTCCATCCCGaccctcttcaacctctcctccccctctttaTCCCCTTCCCTCAACCCCCACAACCAACTCCTCCCTCTCACCTCCTACGGCGTCAAGACCATGTCCATCGGCTACCTCCTCGGGTCCGAAGACTCCGCCCTCGTCTGGCGCGGTCCCATGCTCCTCAAAGCCATCCAACAGCTTCTTCACGAAGTCGACTGGTCCCACCCCTCGCTCGATGTTTTGGTACTAGACCTCCCTCCCGGGACGGGCGACACCCAGCTTTCCATAGCGCAGCAGGTCGTTGTGGACGGAGCGGTGATCGTGACGACCCCGCATACACTGGCGATCAAAGATGCGGTGAAGGGGGTGAATATGTTTAGAAAGGTGGACATTCCGATACTGGGGGTGGTGCAGAACATGAGCGTCTTCTGCTGTCCTGGGTGCGGGAAGGAGACGCATGTGTTTGGCGGGACCGAGGGGGTGACGAAGGTGTGTGAGGAGATGGACATGGAGTTCTTGGGGGATGTGCCGCTGCATCCGAGCATTGGGGAGGATGGCGGGAGGGGAAAGCCGACGGTTGTCAGTGAGCCTGGGGGaaaggaggcggaggtgtTTATGGGGTTGGGGAGACGGGTGGCCGagttggttgggttggggaAGATGCCTTTTGCGGGGAGGGAGTGA
- a CDS encoding eukaryotic peptide chain release factor GTP-binding subunit, with amino-acid sequence MSGNVQNNWEEAADQDERLARQTQQQMNINAGTFRPGAAAFTPGAPSFTPGQFAAPGFTPQYQQQYYGGAQQGYGGGYPQYGQQGYGQYNNQQQQGYGAVYGQQGYNQGYAGQQQQQQQQQQYGGYQQNQGYQQRQQQNRDAPKPAPQIVKRPEQPAAQAQPKADAPKTAAAPVKVLSVGGDAPAKVLSIGGDAPKPAAKVLSISGTAPAKEEPKKEAAKKEGTAEAAAKVTATKAVQKTESAAASGRTSPAPSSGRASPSAAKSGNKVSRDVDAVEKDIQSADVDEDTLKEIYGKEHMNIIFIGHVDAGKSTLGGAILYVTGMVDQRTLDKYKREAKDMGRETWYLSWALDLTNEERAKGKTVEVGRGFFETDKRKYSILDAPGHKTYVPNMIGGASQADVGILVISARKGEYETGFEKGGQTREHAMLAKTQGVNKLVVVINKMDDPTVNWSEERYKECTTKLAQFLKGTGYNLKTDVFFMPVAAQQTMGIKDRVPKDLCPWYDGPSLLEYLDNMSSLERKVNAPFMMAVSGKYRDMGTMIEGKIEAGVIKKGMSLIMMPNKQSIEISAVYGETEDEVPVAQCGEQVRLRLRGIEEEEIMPGFVLCSPKRLVHNVTAFEAQIRILDLKSILTAGFNCVLHVHAAIEEVTFAALLHKLQKGTNRKSKLPPSHAKKGDSIIARLEVTGGAGSVCVERFEDYPQMGRFTLRDQGQTIAIGKITKLITDTSA; translated from the exons ATGTCCGGAAACGTTCAGAACAACTGGGAGGAGGCTGCCGACCAGGATGAGCGCCTGGCGCGCCAGACCCAGCAACAGATGAACATCAACGCTGGTACCTTCCGCCCCGGTGCCGCTGCCTTCACCCCCGGCGCCCCCTCCTTCACCCCCGGCCAGTTCGCCGCTCCCGGCTTCACTCCCCAGTACCAGCAGCAATATTACGGCGGCGCCCAGCAGGGCTACGGCGGTGGCTACCCCCAGTACGGCCAGCAGGGCTACGGACAGTACAacaaccagcagcagcagggctATGGCGCTGTTTACGGCCAGCAGGGATATAACCAGGGCTACG caggccaacaacaacaacaacaacaacaacaacaatacgGTGGTTACCAGCAGAACCAGGGCTACCAGCAGAGGCAACAGCAGAACCGCGATGCGCCCAAGCCTGCCCCTCAGATCGTCAAGAGGCCAGAGCAGCCCGCTGCCCAGGCGCAACCAAAGGCCGACGCCCCCAAGACCGCTGCCGCTCCCGTCAAGGTTCTCAGCGTTGGAGGCGATGCTCCTGCCAAGGTTTTGAGCATCGGGGGTGATGCGCCCAAGCCCGCGGCCAAGGTTCTCTCCATCTCCGGCACTGCTCCCGCCAAGGAGGAgcccaagaaggaggctgccaagaaggagggtaCCGCTGAGGCCGCCGCCAAGGTTACTGCTACCAAGGCTGTGCAAAAGACCgagtctgctgctgctagcGGCAGGACTTCGCCCGCTCCCTCTTCGGGCCGTGCCAGCCCGTCGGCCGCCAAGTCCGGCAACAAGGTTTCGCGCGACGTCGATGCTGTTGAGAAGGATATTCAGTCCGCCGATGTTGACGAGGATACCCTCAAGGAAATCTACGGCAAGGAGCACATgaacatcatcttcatcggtCACGTCGATGCCGGCAAGTCTACCCTCGGTGGTGCCATTCTCTACGTCACCGGCATGGTCGACCAGCGTACACTTGACAAGTACAAGAGGGAGGCTAAGGATATGGGTCGTGAGACTTGGTACCTCTCGTGGGCTCTTGACTTGACCAACGAGGAGCGTGCCAAGGGCAAGACCGTCGAGGTTGGTCGTGGTTTCTTCGAGACCGACAAGCGCAAGTACTCCATTCTCGATGCCCCCGGCCACAAGACCTATGTCCCCAACATGATTGGTGGTGCTTCCCAGGCCGATGTCGGtatcctcgtcatctccgCCCGTAAGGGTGAGTACGAGACCGGTTTCGAGAAGGGCGGTCAGACCCGTGAGCACGCCATGTTGGCCAAGACCCAGGGTGTCAACAAGCTCGTCGTTGTCATCAACAAGATGGACGACCCTACCGTCAACTGGTCCGAGGAGCGCTACAAGGAGTGCACCACCAAGCTTGCCCAGTTCTTGAAGGGTACTGGTTACAACCTGAAGACGGATGTCTTCTTCATGCCCGTCGCTGCCCAGCAGACCATGGGTATCAAGGACCGCGTGCCCAAGGATCTTTGCCCCTGGTATGATGGCCCCTCGCTGCTTGAGTACCTCGACAACATGAGCTCTCTCGAGCGCAAGGTCAACGCCCCCTTTATGATGGCTGTTTCTGGCAAGTACCGTGATATGGGTACCATGATCGAGGGTAAGATCGAGGCCGGTGTGATCAAGAAGGGTATGAGCTTGATCATGATGCCTAACAAGCAGTCGATTGAAATCTCGGCCGTCTACGGCGAGACGGAAGATGAGGTTCCCGTTGCCCAGTGCGGTGAGCAAgtccgtctccgtctccgtggcatcgaagaagaagaaatcaTGCCCGGTTTCGTCCTTTGCTCGCCCAAGCGTCTTGTCCACAACGTCACCGCTTTCGAGGCTCAGATCCGTATTCTTGACCTCAAGAGCATTCTGACTGCCGGTTTCAACTGCGTGCTTCATGTTCACGCCGCCATCGAGGAGGTTACTTTCGCCGCTCTCCTCCACAAGCTTCAGAAGGGCACCAACAGGAAGTCCAAGCTTCCTCCTTCGCACGCCAAGAAGGGCGACAGCATCATTGCTCGTCTCGAGGTTACCGGTGGTGCCGGCTCCGTCTGCGTTGAACGGTTCGAGGACTACCCCCAGATGGGTCGTTTCACCCTCCGTGACCAG GGTCAAACCATCGCTATTGGCAAGATCACCAAGCTCATTACCGATACCTCTGCTTAA
- a CDS encoding bfr-2, translated as MPLYTTKKSNKLRASMFDEKPAKDYDPEAEPRDGDDDQSGSEADSDVERAETEHYVTVGKSKLRKAEAPTLGPEYSGTRVSRKALEESDEEDFEDEEEDDEEDDDDEDDLEDGESETGSEEFADPDTADLERDHIDEDAEISSDNALGEDDADWAEKFTFRGSSKPKTPAKTSKKDDLAVRIKKRPTAADFMSGSEDDEEEEDDEEDLEEDEEDEEDSEEGEQNGLFDMEAEETEDDEGEDDEEELDGALLSGSDDEEGDSEEDDEDDEEGSGDEDEDEDDEDEDEDEDDESGDDDEKNDVNAELRKIMAEDEKKIVSTFSKAAEADAQKGVAVRSQRRIFDSILNLRIRLQKALIAANTFNCVEKPENFKEKPYEAAEEAAVKLWNTIDSVRNSFLPEQVKAKAGEKRKRDAIELDTPAQEIWEVLEAVEGPANKYRRQVLDKWSTRVRSTTASMTKERRLAQSAGSQSLVSVLDDQLLSADRLIKKARTPRSCAPAQAAKKVEEDADIYDDADFYQLLLKELVDQRSSDSAAPGESVATVRWAALKEAKTRKQVDRKASKGRKLRFTVHEKLQNFMAPEDRRSWEEHAIDRFFGTLFGQKMVLKEDEAEAEAAEEDEEMGGVNVEEAGLKLFRS; from the exons ATGCCATTGTACACCACAAAAAAGAGCAACAAGCTGCGGGCTTCCATGTTCGATGAGAAGCCTGCAAAGG ACTACGATCCTGAAGCCGAGCCTCGCGATGGTGACGATGATCAGAGCGGAAGCGAAGCCGACAGCGATGTTGAACGCGCCGAGACGGAACACTATGTCACAGTTGG CAAGAGCAAGCTTCGAAAAGCAGAAGCACCCACACTCGGCCCCGAATACAGCGGTACCCGCGTCAGCCGCAAGGCCCTAGAGGAGagcgacgaagaagattttgaggacgaggaggaagacgatgaggaagatgatgatgacgaggacgacctCGAAGATGGCGAGTCCGAGACCGGCTCCGAAGAGTTCGCCGACCCAGATACCGCGGACCTCGAACGCGATCACATCGACGAAGACGCCGAGATCTCCAGCGACAATGCGCTAGGGGAGGATGACGCAGACTGGGCGGAAAAGTTCACCTTCCGTGGAAGCTCCAAGCCCAAGACACCAGCCAAGACCTCCAAGAAGGACGACCTTGCGGTTCGCATCAAGAAGAGGCCCACTGCTGCTGACTTTATGTCCGGCtccgaggatgatgaagaggaggaagatgatgaggaggatcttgaggaagacgaggaagacgaggaggattcTGAGGAGGGCGAGCAAAACGGCCTGTTCGACATGGAGGCCGAAGAGacggaggacgacgagggtgaggatgatgaggaagaactTGACGGTGCTCTGCTCTCCGgcagcgacgacgaagagggcGATTccgaagaggacgacgaggatgacgaagaaggctccggcgacgaggacgaggacgaagatgacgaagacgaagacgaagatgaggacgatgagtctggcgacgatgacgagaagAACGACGTGAACGCCGAGCTCCGCAAGATCATGGCCgaagacgagaagaagatcgtTTCCACCTTCTCGAAAGCCGCCGAGGCCGACGCCCAAAAGGGTGTTGCCGTCCGCTCCCAGCGCCGCATCTTCGACtccatcctcaacctccGCATCCGTCTCCAAAAGGCCCTCATCGCCGCCAACACCTTCAACTGCGTCGAGAAGCCCGAAAACTTCAAGGAGAAGCCCTACGAGGCCGCCGAGGAAGCCGCCGTCAAGCTCTGGAACACCATCGACTCGGTCCGCAACAGCTTCCTCCCCGAGCAagtcaaggccaaggccggCGAGAAGCGCAAGCGCGACGCCATCGAGCTCGACACGCCCGCGCAGGAAATCTGGGAGGTTCTTGAGGCCGTCGAGGGTCCCGCCAACAAGTACCGCCGCCAGGTCCTCGACAAGTGGTCCACCCGCGTGCgcagcaccaccgccagcaTGACCAAGGAGCGCCGCCTCGCGCAGTCTGCCGGCTCCCAATCGCTCGTCTCCGTGCTCGACGACCAGCTCCTCAGCGCCGACCGCCTCATCAAGAAGGCGCGCACGCCGCGCTCGTGCGCCCCCGCGCAGGCGgccaagaaggtcgaggaaGACGCCGACATCTACGACGACGCCGACTTTTACCAGCTGCTGCTTAAGGAGCTAGTCGACCAGCGCAGTTCGGATTCCGCTGCGCCTGGAGAGTCCGTGGCGACCGTCAGGTGGGCGGCGctcaaggaggccaagacgAGGAAGCAGGTGGATCGGAAGGCGAGCAAGGGTCGCAAGTTGCGGTTCACGGTGCACGAGAAGTTGCAGAACTTTATGGCGCCGGAGGATAGAAGGTCATGGGAGGAGCATGCGATCGATCGGTTCTTTGGCACGCTGTTTGGGCAGAAGATGGTGCtcaaggaggatgaggcgGAGGcagaggcggcggaggaggatgaggagatggGTGGTGTTAACGTTGAGGAGGCTGGTTTGAAGCTTTTCCGGTCGTGA